From the Luteolibacter arcticus genome, one window contains:
- a CDS encoding sensor histidine kinase — MIGRLFLTAWLTLLFAAALFGAEEPRAWPPRDAIQTWRVGSGLPHQRVQAVCQTEDGFLWIGTAQGLARFDGVDFELAPLPDNPSVVRLSAGKGNRLWVGTGDGTLWRGEGMRFEKVFQDGFPGGFEILAEDRDGRLWISSIGHFRVYLWEKGELRDMTAHWDQTGAGHVAQMRVDEQGRPIANGGGMIWTVQGETLEPVPGYKGDSIYHAPGRDHSYWVSDGSGVRRLSEGRLSPPVGPGNWGGRHLTFGIEDHDGNLWVATGGYGILCYRDQVTHRRLDTRDGLCGDFASCLYVDRQGNLWVGSDGGGLSRVTPALFGVAGRVEGLSSDRVTAIERGPDGSLWIGTHADGLNRFDGSAFSRVPGFPETTGVLSLAAEGKDLWIGHSGGLALWSEGQREGVVGWPRSGWAVEALHRDRQGGLWVGQRSAGSVICMRGRIPGEVRLRADAQTEFDVRDFAEDETGAVWIGTDGAGLFRHSEGKVDAVGSFRQVTALEVGGTGELWVAADGGLARIWQREGTWQVEPGWHAGVLRTLCADTRGGLWATDDQGLCRLDVGTSPARITRFGQADGVPGLQGAGSGHPQSVRDDAGRLWFATTAGVATVEPSGFAMESKVPPVLLEDLRVNGLPRWQRGQAGMPVFQSSDRGFEFRFTAIDLRHPEMLDFAARIDGVDAGWTDLGRTDAVFHSALPTGEHRFRLKVRDRSGAWSDEHSLAFRILPPLWQRGWFIAVVTTFGLIIAAGVAWLVARWRLQRQLTALRVERALEAERARIARDLHDHLGSGLTEIAFLGDSLRMERGDGGEAAEVSVRARELTRTMDETVWALNPENDTFEGLISYLGHAMPVWLKSSGIRCRLDFPDESLRFGLNARVRRELYLACKEAAHNAVKHSGAEAIILRVEKIERDLVITLSDDGRGFDPASVTAGNGLANLKRRLSELGGTATITSKPAAGTTVRFVLPLADSP, encoded by the coding sequence GTGATCGGACGCCTCTTCCTCACCGCGTGGCTGACGCTGCTATTCGCCGCGGCGTTGTTTGGCGCAGAGGAGCCGCGGGCTTGGCCGCCGCGAGACGCGATCCAGACCTGGCGAGTCGGCTCCGGTCTGCCTCATCAGCGGGTGCAGGCGGTCTGCCAAACGGAGGATGGCTTCCTGTGGATCGGCACCGCGCAAGGACTGGCTCGTTTCGACGGTGTGGACTTCGAACTCGCCCCGCTTCCTGACAACCCCTCGGTCGTTCGCCTCTCCGCGGGCAAGGGCAACCGGCTGTGGGTGGGCACCGGCGACGGCACCCTGTGGCGCGGCGAAGGCATGCGCTTCGAAAAGGTATTCCAAGATGGGTTTCCGGGAGGCTTCGAGATCCTTGCGGAGGATCGCGATGGACGCTTGTGGATTTCGTCCATTGGCCACTTCCGCGTGTATCTCTGGGAAAAAGGAGAACTGCGCGACATGACCGCGCACTGGGATCAAACGGGAGCCGGACACGTCGCGCAGATGCGAGTGGATGAGCAAGGCCGTCCGATCGCCAATGGAGGAGGAATGATCTGGACCGTCCAAGGCGAAACCTTGGAACCGGTACCCGGCTACAAAGGCGACTCGATTTATCATGCTCCCGGTCGTGACCACAGCTACTGGGTGAGCGATGGCTCCGGCGTGCGCCGCCTTTCCGAGGGAAGGCTTTCGCCACCGGTCGGTCCTGGGAATTGGGGCGGGCGGCACCTCACGTTCGGAATCGAAGATCATGACGGCAATCTTTGGGTGGCTACCGGCGGATACGGCATCCTGTGCTATCGCGACCAAGTCACCCACCGCCGGCTCGACACGCGCGATGGCCTGTGTGGTGATTTCGCGAGCTGCCTCTACGTCGACCGTCAGGGCAACTTGTGGGTGGGTTCGGATGGCGGCGGACTCAGCCGCGTTACCCCTGCCTTGTTTGGTGTCGCCGGGCGGGTCGAGGGTCTCAGCTCGGACCGCGTCACGGCCATCGAGCGCGGTCCCGACGGTTCGCTGTGGATCGGAACCCACGCCGATGGTTTGAACCGCTTCGATGGCAGCGCGTTCTCGCGGGTGCCGGGCTTTCCCGAGACCACGGGGGTGCTGTCGCTGGCCGCGGAAGGAAAGGACCTGTGGATCGGCCACTCGGGCGGGCTGGCCCTTTGGAGCGAAGGGCAGCGAGAGGGCGTCGTCGGCTGGCCTCGCAGCGGTTGGGCCGTCGAAGCCCTGCATCGCGACCGCCAAGGAGGACTGTGGGTCGGCCAACGCAGTGCAGGCTCGGTGATCTGCATGCGAGGAAGGATTCCTGGCGAGGTCCGCCTGCGCGCGGATGCCCAAACGGAGTTCGATGTCCGCGACTTTGCTGAAGACGAAACCGGGGCGGTGTGGATCGGCACCGACGGAGCGGGATTGTTTCGCCACTCTGAAGGGAAGGTCGATGCTGTAGGAAGTTTCCGGCAGGTGACCGCTCTGGAAGTGGGAGGCACGGGTGAGCTATGGGTCGCCGCGGATGGCGGACTGGCGCGGATCTGGCAGAGGGAAGGGACATGGCAAGTCGAGCCGGGGTGGCACGCGGGAGTGCTCCGCACCCTTTGCGCGGACACACGAGGAGGCTTGTGGGCCACCGATGACCAAGGCCTGTGTCGCTTGGACGTGGGAACCTCGCCCGCACGGATCACCCGGTTTGGCCAAGCGGACGGTGTGCCGGGGTTGCAAGGCGCCGGCAGCGGACATCCCCAATCGGTGCGCGACGATGCGGGGCGCTTGTGGTTTGCGACCACGGCCGGCGTCGCGACGGTCGAGCCGTCCGGCTTCGCGATGGAAAGCAAGGTTCCGCCGGTTCTGTTAGAAGATTTGCGGGTAAACGGTTTGCCGCGATGGCAGCGGGGCCAGGCAGGGATGCCGGTCTTTCAGAGCAGCGACCGCGGCTTTGAGTTCCGTTTCACGGCGATCGATCTGCGCCATCCGGAGATGCTCGACTTTGCCGCTCGCATCGATGGGGTCGATGCGGGGTGGACCGATCTCGGGAGGACCGATGCCGTTTTTCATTCGGCGCTGCCGACGGGAGAGCACCGGTTCCGGTTGAAGGTGCGCGATCGCAGCGGGGCTTGGAGCGACGAGCATTCCTTGGCATTCCGGATCCTTCCTCCGCTCTGGCAACGAGGTTGGTTCATCGCGGTGGTGACGACCTTCGGGTTGATCATTGCCGCGGGTGTTGCGTGGTTGGTCGCTCGCTGGCGGTTGCAACGACAACTCACGGCGCTACGCGTCGAGCGAGCACTTGAAGCCGAGCGAGCCCGGATCGCCCGTGACCTCCATGATCATCTCGGATCCGGTTTGACGGAGATTGCCTTTCTCGGCGACTCGCTGCGGATGGAACGCGGCGATGGCGGAGAAGCCGCCGAGGTCTCAGTCCGCGCGCGCGAGCTGACCCGCACCATGGATGAAACGGTGTGGGCGCTGAATCCCGAGAATGACACGTTCGAAGGACTGATCTCCTACCTCGGTCACGCGATGCCGGTCTGGCTGAAGTCGAGCGGCATCCGCTGCCGGTTGGATTTCCCGGATGAGTCACTCCGCTTTGGCCTCAACGCCCGCGTTCGCCGTGAACTCTATCTCGCGTGCAAGGAGGCCGCCCATAACGCGGTGAAGCACTCGGGAGCTGAAGCCATCATCCTGCGCGTTGAAAAGATCGAACGCGACCTCGTCATCACTCTCAGCGACGACGGCCGCGGCTTTGACCCGGCTTCCGTGACAGCCGGCAACGGGCTCGCCAACTTGAAACGCCGGTTGTCTGAACTCGGCGGCACCGCCACCATCACGAGCAAGCCAGCCGCAGGAACGACAGTCCGCTTCGTCCTGCCGCTCGCGGATTCGCCATGA
- a CDS encoding response regulator: MKITVSIVDDDDRLRLRLQRLLGRSEDCECISDHATGQDAVERLPGLRPQVVLMDINLPGLDGIGCVQRLKPQMPGTEFIMLTVYEDSERIFQALAAGASGYLLKQAEFGEIHDAILQVQQGGAPMSSHIARKVVTAFRPKSASAPGNFQDLTARESEILDLLSKGLLYKEIAEQLKVSYNTVNNHVRHIYEKLHVNTRTEAVAIYFESRSLPERPG, encoded by the coding sequence ATGAAGATCACCGTTTCCATTGTCGATGACGACGATCGCCTGCGCCTCAGGCTGCAGCGTCTGCTCGGTCGCAGCGAGGACTGCGAATGCATCAGCGACCACGCCACAGGGCAGGATGCGGTCGAGCGGCTGCCAGGCTTGCGACCGCAAGTCGTGCTCATGGATATCAATCTGCCCGGTCTCGACGGCATCGGCTGCGTGCAGAGGCTCAAGCCGCAGATGCCAGGCACCGAGTTCATCATGCTGACGGTGTATGAGGATTCGGAGCGTATCTTCCAAGCGCTGGCCGCAGGTGCGAGCGGCTACCTGCTCAAGCAGGCGGAGTTCGGCGAGATCCACGATGCCATCCTGCAAGTGCAGCAGGGCGGTGCCCCGATGTCGTCCCACATCGCCCGCAAAGTGGTCACCGCCTTCCGTCCCAAATCGGCTTCCGCGCCGGGCAATTTCCAGGATCTCACCGCGCGCGAGAGCGAGATCCTCGACCTGCTGTCGAAAGGCCTGCTCTACAAGGAAATCGCCGAGCAGCTCAAGGTCAGCTACAACACGGTGAACAACCACGTCCGCCACATCTACGAAAAACTGCACGTCAACACCCGCACCGAAGCCGTCGCCATCTACTTCGAGTCCCGTAGCCTGCCGGAGCGCCCCGGATGA
- the nadC gene encoding carboxylating nicotinate-nucleotide diphosphorylase, giving the protein MHESIERLIQAALTEDIGSGDLTSQYFVPGDRRATGFIVARESGVLSGGEVALEVFRRVDPSIDATLLVEDGSRISEGAFLIKIEGPARSVLTAERTALNFLQRMSGVASATWQFVEAVKSTNTGILDTRKTIPGWRHLDKLAVTHGGGVNHRMGLYDRVMVKDNHLVAEGRLEELQEAITKLKDEHPDVEVELEADNLEQVEAFLGLEGVDHLLLDNMSLADMRQAVELRGDKAAPLLEASGGVNLDTVAGIAATGVDFISVGAITHSVKALDLALDFVKRE; this is encoded by the coding sequence GTGCACGAAAGCATCGAGCGTTTGATTCAGGCGGCCCTGACAGAAGACATCGGGTCGGGGGACCTGACGTCGCAGTATTTCGTCCCTGGAGACCGCCGTGCGACGGGCTTCATCGTGGCCCGCGAGTCCGGGGTGCTCTCCGGAGGCGAGGTGGCACTGGAAGTCTTCCGTCGGGTGGACCCGTCGATCGATGCCACGTTGCTGGTCGAAGACGGCAGCCGGATCTCCGAGGGGGCTTTCCTGATCAAGATCGAGGGCCCGGCGCGCTCGGTGCTCACCGCCGAACGGACGGCGCTCAATTTCCTCCAACGCATGAGCGGCGTCGCCAGTGCGACGTGGCAGTTCGTGGAGGCAGTAAAGAGCACCAACACCGGCATCCTGGACACCCGCAAGACCATCCCCGGTTGGCGGCACTTGGACAAGCTGGCGGTGACCCATGGTGGTGGCGTGAACCATCGCATGGGGCTCTACGACCGGGTGATGGTGAAGGACAATCACCTCGTCGCCGAAGGTCGCTTGGAGGAACTTCAGGAAGCGATCACCAAGCTCAAGGACGAGCATCCGGATGTGGAGGTCGAGCTTGAGGCAGACAACCTGGAGCAGGTCGAAGCATTCCTCGGGCTTGAAGGTGTCGATCACCTGCTGCTCGACAACATGAGTCTTGCCGATATGCGGCAAGCCGTCGAATTGCGCGGTGACAAGGCGGCGCCGTTGTTGGAAGCAAGCGGCGGCGTGAATCTCGACACCGTCGCCGGCATCGCCGCGACCGGAGTGGACTTCATTTCCGTGGGGGCCATCACGCATTCGGTGAAGGCACTCGATCTGGCATTGGACTTCGTGAAGCGCGAATGA
- a CDS encoding biotin--[acetyl-CoA-carboxylase] ligase, which translates to MSPMWQEAELPAGFRLDFRESTGSTNDDVREAARTGASAGLVVVAERQQAGRGRRGAAWICPPGEGLAFSVLLRPSEPKSLWPRLSLAAGLAVAEGLDRHGVAAEVKWPNDVWIGGKKIAGILVEAGEDFVTVGIGINVGVTNFPEMLAASATSLALECGDAPELPLVLASVLERLPVWEAKIGADFDELLRRFRERCALTGKQIRLTCADGVLAGEAAGIGDGGELLIRTPEGIRRIVQAEEIRLAEG; encoded by the coding sequence ATGAGTCCGATGTGGCAAGAGGCCGAGCTGCCAGCTGGTTTCCGCTTGGACTTCCGGGAGTCGACCGGCTCGACCAACGACGATGTCCGCGAAGCGGCACGAACCGGTGCTTCCGCAGGCTTGGTAGTCGTCGCCGAACGACAACAAGCGGGCAGGGGACGTCGCGGAGCCGCGTGGATTTGCCCGCCGGGCGAAGGCCTCGCCTTTTCCGTTCTACTACGCCCGTCGGAGCCCAAGTCGCTCTGGCCGCGGCTATCTCTCGCCGCCGGACTCGCCGTCGCGGAAGGACTCGACCGTCACGGTGTCGCCGCCGAGGTGAAGTGGCCAAACGACGTCTGGATCGGCGGGAAAAAGATCGCCGGGATCCTGGTCGAAGCCGGCGAAGATTTCGTGACCGTGGGCATCGGCATCAATGTCGGCGTGACGAATTTCCCCGAAATGCTGGCAGCCAGCGCCACCTCGCTCGCCCTCGAGTGTGGCGACGCCCCGGAACTGCCGCTGGTGCTCGCCTCCGTGTTGGAACGCCTGCCGGTATGGGAGGCCAAGATCGGTGCGGACTTCGATGAACTGCTACGTCGCTTTCGCGAGCGCTGCGCGCTGACTGGCAAGCAAATCCGCCTGACCTGCGCCGACGGAGTTCTCGCAGGAGAAGCCGCCGGAATCGGCGACGGCGGTGAGTTGCTGATCCGCACTCCCGAGGGCATCCGCCGGATTGTTCAAGCGGAGGAAATCCGGCTGGCGGAAGGCTGA
- a CDS encoding segregation and condensation protein A — protein MEGTDYKVKLDIFEGPLDLLLYLIKKDEVDIHNISIARITSQYLDYINTFRLLNIDLAAEFILMAANLMYLKSRTLLPRQDQPPEEDAEEDDPRWELIRQLIEYKKFKDAAGFLSLKEVEQEGSFAYQSEKPDLPEEPVSLAEVSIFDLIRAFQNVLKRFEESHDLGDIVDDRYTVADKIEMLLFRFVPGQAARFDSLFETATTKAEVIVTFLAVLELMKMNQFILRQAHMLGEIEIERRLHTAPHVVEGEEELEESEA, from the coding sequence GTGGAAGGCACCGACTACAAGGTAAAACTGGACATTTTCGAGGGTCCCCTCGATCTGCTTCTCTACCTCATCAAGAAGGATGAGGTGGACATCCACAACATCTCGATCGCCCGCATCACCAGCCAGTACCTCGACTACATCAACACGTTCCGACTCCTGAACATCGATCTCGCCGCCGAATTCATCTTGATGGCGGCGAACCTGATGTATCTGAAGAGCCGCACGCTGCTGCCGCGCCAGGACCAACCGCCGGAGGAAGACGCCGAGGAAGACGACCCGCGCTGGGAGTTGATCCGCCAGCTCATCGAGTACAAGAAGTTCAAGGACGCCGCCGGATTCCTCAGCCTGAAGGAGGTCGAGCAGGAAGGGTCGTTCGCCTACCAGTCGGAAAAACCGGATCTTCCGGAGGAACCGGTCAGCCTCGCCGAGGTGTCGATCTTCGACCTCATCCGGGCCTTCCAGAACGTGCTCAAGCGCTTCGAAGAGTCGCACGACCTCGGCGACATCGTCGATGACCGCTACACGGTGGCCGACAAGATCGAGATGCTGTTGTTCCGCTTCGTGCCGGGACAAGCCGCGCGCTTCGATTCCCTCTTCGAAACCGCGACCACCAAGGCGGAGGTCATCGTGACCTTCCTGGCGGTGCTGGAGCTGATGAAGATGAACCAGTTCATCCTGCGCCAGGCGCACATGTTAGGCGAGATCGAGATCGAACGGCGCCTCCACACCGCGCCTCATGTTGTGGAGGGAGAGGAGGAACTCGAGGAATCGGAAGCCTGA
- the metF gene encoding methylenetetrahydrofolate reductase [NAD(P)H], with amino-acid sequence MHIRDILANRRPTFSFEFFPPKSTAGVEDLYKTIVELEAYQPSFVSVTYGAGGSTREMTHELVVKIKQTTSVPPVPHLTCVGHSEPQIEEILRRYAAAGVSNILALRGDPPRDWPDYDWSDCDFRHAADLVRFIRKFNESGAHPDPRGFGIGVAGFPEGHPTTPNRLLELDHLKAKIDEGADYICTQLFFDNHDFFDFRDRCRLHGIHVPIIAGIMPVTSLSSMSRMAELAAGARFPAKLLRALDRAKGEPAAVEKVGIHYAAQQCAELLDHDVDGIHFYTLNKSKATREIYASLGLATPAI; translated from the coding sequence ATGCATATCCGCGACATCCTGGCGAACCGCCGTCCGACCTTTTCCTTTGAGTTCTTCCCACCGAAGTCCACCGCCGGGGTGGAGGACCTCTACAAAACCATTGTCGAACTGGAGGCCTATCAGCCGTCGTTCGTGTCGGTGACCTACGGGGCCGGCGGCAGCACGCGGGAAATGACCCACGAGCTGGTGGTGAAGATCAAGCAAACCACCTCCGTCCCACCGGTGCCCCACCTGACCTGCGTCGGTCACAGCGAGCCGCAGATCGAGGAGATCCTTCGCCGCTATGCTGCGGCCGGGGTGAGCAACATCCTTGCCCTGCGCGGCGATCCGCCCCGCGATTGGCCGGACTACGACTGGTCCGACTGCGACTTCCGCCATGCCGCGGACCTGGTCCGCTTCATCCGCAAGTTCAATGAATCCGGGGCGCATCCAGACCCCCGGGGCTTTGGCATCGGCGTCGCCGGCTTCCCCGAAGGTCACCCCACCACTCCCAACCGGCTGTTGGAACTCGATCACCTCAAGGCCAAGATCGATGAGGGTGCGGACTACATCTGCACGCAGTTGTTTTTCGACAACCACGACTTCTTCGACTTCCGCGACCGCTGCCGGCTCCATGGCATTCACGTTCCGATCATCGCGGGCATCATGCCGGTGACTTCGCTTTCCAGCATGAGCCGGATGGCCGAACTGGCCGCCGGCGCCCGCTTCCCGGCGAAGCTGCTGCGGGCGCTGGATCGCGCCAAGGGCGAACCCGCAGCAGTGGAGAAAGTCGGCATCCACTACGCGGCACAGCAATGCGCCGAGCTGCTCGACCACGACGTGGACGGCATCCATTTCTACACGCTCAACAAGAGCAAGGCCACCCGCGAGATCTACGCCAGCCTGGGGCTCGCTACCCCGGCGATCTGA
- a CDS encoding EF-hand domain-containing protein produces MNSSLTPWIALLFVGTALAQEPPKTDDTPPPPRGEGGKDRPGKDKDRGGRMQDFWKKADSDGDGFISAAEFATMERPGQLPEEKRTEIFKRLDKDGDGRIDLKELPRRPQGGMPPLEEVDADKDGRIVFTEFKNLGFVAKLPEERQQKMFSRMDRDGDGALTPKDRPEGPPHRDGKRDGKKDGKDGKGGREDGKGGRGGNPSDIVRKLDQNGDAALSFEEFRQAGFLKEKSEDEQEDRFEEMDRNKDLKIDAADFPPPQDGPKPEGPKKDGAPVGP; encoded by the coding sequence ATGAACTCCTCTCTCACCCCTTGGATCGCCTTGCTTTTCGTCGGCACCGCCCTCGCGCAGGAACCGCCGAAGACCGACGACACTCCGCCCCCGCCACGAGGCGAGGGTGGCAAGGATCGTCCGGGCAAGGACAAGGATCGCGGGGGACGGATGCAGGACTTCTGGAAGAAGGCCGATTCCGATGGCGACGGCTTCATTTCCGCGGCCGAATTCGCGACCATGGAGCGTCCCGGCCAGCTTCCGGAGGAGAAGCGCACCGAGATTTTCAAGCGGCTCGACAAGGATGGGGACGGACGCATCGATTTGAAGGAATTGCCGCGGCGGCCTCAGGGTGGCATGCCACCGCTGGAAGAGGTCGATGCGGACAAGGATGGCCGGATCGTCTTCACGGAGTTCAAGAACCTTGGATTCGTTGCCAAGCTTCCGGAAGAACGGCAGCAGAAGATGTTCAGTCGCATGGACCGGGACGGCGACGGGGCGCTGACCCCGAAGGATCGTCCCGAAGGTCCGCCGCACCGAGACGGCAAGCGCGATGGGAAGAAGGATGGCAAAGACGGCAAAGGGGGTCGCGAGGACGGCAAGGGCGGTCGCGGCGGCAACCCGTCGGATATCGTCCGCAAGCTCGATCAGAATGGCGATGCAGCTCTCAGCTTCGAGGAATTCCGCCAAGCCGGCTTCCTGAAGGAGAAGAGTGAGGACGAGCAGGAGGACCGCTTCGAGGAAATGGACCGCAACAAGGACCTCAAGATTGACGCTGCCGACTTCCCTCCGCCGCAGGACGGCCCGAAGCCTGAGGGGCCAAAGAAGGATGGGGCTCCTGTTGGTCCCTGA
- the secD gene encoding protein translocase subunit SecD has translation MLSSALLAVSILKDPILLFLSGLALLVLFFWYFATDYEARKRNIGTFLIFGISALCVLALYPPKETLNLGIDLAGGSSFTLQVKPKIDASNNQPIPITKDDVEQAKITIQKRLDAYGTKEATPVTQGTDKILVQMPGMSPESAAEIRKLLEQVARLEVRKVNPEGSQPGPNGKSLAERIKDNEEPRMPGYKVYENHSEHEGVKHTEYLLLSNRVAWTGKDVQQAYPEAMGGGVSVGITLTNAGGDKMIALTKDLEPGKDRIAVVLDGEVITAPGLREVPLGKRFQIDGQESLEEARALSNALKNPLENPLEIIDERTVSPTLGAAVVQQGVWAGAIGLSITALFVLIYYRAAGLVALFGLAVNTLIIFGCMAMFGFTFTLPGIAGMILSIGMAVDANVLIYERLREEIAAGKSLKTAIVTAYEKAFTAIFDSNLTSFITAAILLWMGSGTIKGFAITLVIGIAASMFSAILVTRVLFRWSNDLNIFKKLSFLNLIKSTNIDFLSKTKISYIVSGALILAAIGAVTMRGEKSFGIDFMGGTLTEFQLGEKHLDQQEVEAALGQLQTEKRPVVQVEKSITGELLTVRSAKGDEGKIEEHLRSTIPLLGEKDAEGKNVVQMSTTAVSAALGKDYLMESGLALLLGLLGILIYITIRFEFSFALGGFVALLHDVVLSAGLVILFGGELSLIHVGALLTIAGYSINDTIVIFDRIRESLRQGDGDVKQLMNEAINATLSRTVLTSLTTIATVAILSVFGGSALKDFSFMILIGLLIGTYSSIFIASPVVLWWSQRKGGSLRKEIMHTSLAESDIQPVP, from the coding sequence ATGCTCTCGTCCGCGCTGCTCGCCGTCTCGATCCTGAAGGATCCGATTCTCCTATTCCTCTCGGGTCTCGCCCTGCTGGTTTTGTTCTTCTGGTACTTCGCGACCGATTACGAAGCCCGCAAGCGCAACATCGGCACCTTCCTCATCTTCGGCATCTCCGCGCTCTGCGTGCTGGCCCTGTATCCGCCGAAGGAAACGCTCAACCTCGGCATCGACCTCGCCGGCGGCTCGTCCTTCACGCTGCAAGTGAAGCCGAAGATCGACGCGTCCAACAACCAGCCGATCCCAATCACCAAGGACGACGTCGAACAGGCGAAGATCACGATTCAGAAGCGCCTCGACGCCTACGGCACCAAGGAAGCGACTCCAGTCACCCAAGGGACTGACAAGATCCTGGTTCAGATGCCCGGCATGTCGCCCGAATCAGCAGCGGAAATCCGGAAGTTGCTTGAACAGGTCGCCCGCCTCGAAGTCCGCAAGGTCAATCCTGAAGGTTCCCAACCCGGTCCCAACGGCAAATCCCTGGCGGAACGCATCAAGGACAACGAGGAGCCGCGCATGCCCGGCTACAAGGTGTATGAGAATCATTCCGAGCACGAAGGCGTCAAGCACACCGAATACCTCCTGCTCAGCAACCGTGTCGCCTGGACCGGCAAGGACGTGCAGCAGGCTTATCCCGAGGCAATGGGCGGCGGTGTCAGTGTGGGCATCACGCTGACCAACGCCGGTGGCGACAAGATGATCGCCCTGACCAAGGATCTCGAGCCCGGCAAAGACCGCATCGCCGTGGTGCTCGATGGCGAGGTCATCACCGCCCCCGGCCTGAGGGAAGTACCGCTCGGCAAGCGCTTCCAGATCGACGGTCAAGAGAGCCTCGAAGAAGCCCGCGCCCTTTCCAATGCCCTGAAGAACCCGCTGGAGAATCCGCTCGAAATCATCGACGAGCGGACCGTTTCCCCGACTCTTGGCGCCGCGGTCGTCCAGCAGGGCGTGTGGGCTGGCGCGATCGGCCTTAGCATCACCGCCCTTTTCGTGCTGATTTACTACCGCGCTGCCGGCCTCGTGGCCTTGTTCGGTCTGGCCGTCAACACGCTGATCATCTTCGGCTGCATGGCCATGTTCGGCTTCACCTTCACGCTGCCCGGCATCGCGGGCATGATCCTTTCGATCGGCATGGCTGTGGATGCAAACGTCTTGATCTACGAGCGCCTTCGCGAGGAGATCGCCGCGGGCAAGTCGCTGAAGACCGCCATCGTGACCGCTTACGAAAAAGCATTCACCGCGATCTTCGACTCGAATCTCACCTCCTTCATCACGGCGGCCATCCTGCTGTGGATGGGTAGCGGCACCATCAAGGGCTTCGCCATCACGCTCGTGATCGGCATCGCGGCCTCGATGTTCTCCGCCATCCTGGTGACCCGGGTGCTCTTCCGCTGGAGCAACGACCTCAACATCTTCAAGAAGCTCAGCTTCCTCAACCTGATCAAGTCGACGAACATCGACTTCCTCTCGAAGACGAAGATCTCCTACATCGTCTCGGGCGCACTCATCCTCGCTGCCATCGGCGCGGTGACCATGCGCGGCGAGAAGAGCTTCGGCATCGACTTCATGGGCGGCACGTTGACCGAATTCCAGCTCGGTGAGAAACACCTCGACCAACAGGAAGTCGAAGCCGCACTCGGCCAGCTTCAGACCGAGAAGCGACCGGTCGTCCAAGTGGAAAAATCGATCACCGGCGAGTTGCTGACCGTGCGTAGCGCGAAGGGCGACGAAGGGAAGATTGAGGAGCATTTGCGCTCCACCATCCCGCTGCTTGGCGAGAAGGACGCAGAAGGAAAAAATGTGGTCCAGATGAGCACGACGGCCGTCTCCGCCGCACTGGGCAAGGACTACCTCATGGAATCTGGCCTCGCGCTGCTGCTTGGTCTGCTGGGCATCCTGATCTACATCACCATCCGCTTCGAGTTCTCCTTCGCGCTCGGTGGTTTCGTCGCGCTGCTTCACGACGTGGTGCTGTCGGCCGGTTTGGTAATCCTGTTCGGCGGGGAGCTTTCCCTGATCCACGTCGGAGCCTTGCTGACCATCGCCGGTTACTCGATCAACGACACCATCGTTATTTTCGACCGTATCCGCGAATCGCTGCGACAAGGTGACGGTGATGTGAAGCAACTGATGAACGAGGCGATCAATGCGACCCTGTCCCGCACCGTGCTGACCTCGCTGACCACCATCGCCACGGTGGCCATCCTCTCCGTCTTCGGTGGATCGGCCTTGAAAGACTTCTCCTTCATGATCCTGATCGGCCTGCTGATCGGCACCTACTCCTCGATCTTCATCGCCTCGCCGGTGGTGTTGTGGTGGAGCCAGCGCAAGGGCGGCAGCCTGCGGAAGGAAATCATGCACACCTCGCTGGCCGAGTCGGATATCCAACCCGTCCCGTAA
- the yajC gene encoding preprotein translocase subunit YajC, which yields MLSFVTLLAQAPAGQPSGGLFARPEIMMVLMVVMFYFLLIRPQQRQRKELQKRIDALQKGDQIVTSSGKHAIVHNVKDRTVVLKVAEGVMEEYEKSAVATVIKKEASTTA from the coding sequence ATGCTTTCTTTTGTCACGCTGCTTGCCCAAGCACCAGCCGGCCAACCCTCAGGCGGCCTCTTTGCCCGGCCGGAAATCATGATGGTCCTGATGGTCGTCATGTTCTACTTCCTGCTGATCCGTCCCCAGCAGCGGCAGCGCAAGGAGCTTCAGAAGCGCATCGACGCCCTGCAGAAGGGCGACCAGATCGTGACCTCTTCCGGCAAGCATGCCATCGTTCACAACGTCAAGGACCGCACCGTGGTCCTGAAGGTCGCGGAAGGCGTCATGGAGGAATACGAAAAGTCCGCCGTCGCCACGGTCATCAAGAAGGAAGCTTCCACGACCGCCTGA